In Gemmata obscuriglobus, a single genomic region encodes these proteins:
- the pnuC gene encoding nicotinamide riboside transporter PnuC, whose amino-acid sequence MGERHEPATNPPTEVRPSHRRGVRVAGLLFAITAVGLLVGRAFGAVPFSWLEIVAVLTGAGCVLLVVARSIWNFPVGIVSCAAYLAFFAEGRLFADAGLQIVFIALSLHGWIAWARGREVELSVRRVPLGELTALAALFPVVWFGLMKWLEVVNGAAPTLDAFVTTLSLAAQWLLNRRYVETWLAWIVVDQVAVALFLSREMYLTAALSALLLLMCVSGLIEWRHRLAKDVT is encoded by the coding sequence ATGGGCGAACGGCACGAACCCGCGACGAACCCGCCCACAGAGGTCCGGCCCTCGCACCGCCGCGGCGTGCGTGTCGCCGGGTTGCTGTTTGCGATCACAGCAGTTGGGCTTCTGGTCGGCCGGGCGTTCGGAGCGGTGCCCTTCTCTTGGCTCGAGATCGTGGCGGTGCTGACCGGGGCCGGCTGCGTGCTGTTGGTCGTAGCCCGAAGCATCTGGAACTTCCCGGTCGGCATCGTCAGTTGCGCCGCATACCTGGCGTTCTTTGCGGAAGGGAGGCTGTTCGCAGACGCCGGCCTCCAAATCGTGTTTATCGCGCTGAGCCTTCACGGGTGGATCGCCTGGGCGCGCGGCCGCGAAGTGGAGTTGAGCGTGCGCCGCGTGCCCCTCGGCGAACTGACCGCGCTGGCGGCGCTGTTCCCCGTGGTCTGGTTCGGACTGATGAAGTGGCTCGAAGTCGTTAACGGCGCAGCCCCCACGCTGGACGCGTTCGTCACGACCCTCAGTCTGGCGGCACAGTGGCTCCTGAACCGCCGGTACGTCGAAACGTGGCTCGCATGGATCGTCGTGGATCAGGTGGCCGTGGCGCTGTTCCTCTCACGCGAGATGTACCTGACGGCCGCCCTGTCCGCGCTGCTTCTGCTCATGTGCGTGTCGGGGTTGATCGAATGGCGCCACCGGCTCGCGAAGGACGTGACATGA
- a CDS encoding ATP-grasp domain-containing protein: MRVFVYEYMTALGIGREPHTPEHGMYLEGRAMRDALLADFGRVEGVEVLAVPDAAAPVGSDGFEDLRSGAVADWTLVVAPETDEILFRHAQTVEREPQSGQLLGCSPAAIGLTSDKLALAEHWRAHGVRTPATSDREPTPCEAFPVVWKPRDGAGSTDTFLIRDRFELASALAARDGGRSMILQEFVAGTPASVAFLCGPRAQMPLLPAVQRLSTDGRFKYEGGELPIRPELAGRAVSLARAAVVCVQGLLGYVGVDLVLGDRSDGSRDFAIEINPRLTTSYIGLRALADFNVADVMLAVASGRDVEPLKWKPGRVQFGADGRVTTRC, encoded by the coding sequence ATGCGGGTCTTCGTTTACGAGTACATGACGGCTCTCGGAATCGGGCGCGAACCGCACACGCCGGAACACGGCATGTACCTCGAAGGGCGCGCGATGCGGGACGCGCTGCTGGCGGATTTCGGGCGCGTCGAAGGTGTGGAGGTGCTTGCGGTTCCGGATGCGGCGGCACCTGTCGGGTCGGACGGTTTTGAGGATTTGCGCAGCGGGGCGGTTGCGGACTGGACGCTAGTTGTGGCGCCCGAGACGGATGAGATCCTGTTTCGCCACGCGCAGACGGTCGAGCGTGAACCGCAGAGCGGGCAACTTCTCGGGTGTTCACCCGCTGCCATCGGACTAACGTCGGACAAGCTCGCGCTCGCCGAGCACTGGCGTGCTCACGGGGTCCGAACCCCCGCCACCAGCGACCGGGAGCCGACGCCGTGCGAGGCGTTCCCGGTGGTGTGGAAGCCGCGCGACGGGGCCGGTTCGACCGACACGTTCCTGATCCGGGACCGCTTTGAACTGGCGTCGGCGCTGGCCGCACGTGACGGGGGGCGGTCGATGATCCTTCAGGAGTTTGTGGCAGGTACGCCCGCGAGCGTGGCCTTTCTGTGCGGTCCGCGTGCTCAGATGCCTCTGCTTCCGGCAGTTCAGCGGTTGAGCACCGACGGGCGGTTCAAGTACGAAGGCGGTGAACTGCCGATCCGGCCGGAACTCGCCGGTCGCGCCGTCAGCCTGGCTCGTGCGGCTGTCGTGTGTGTGCAGGGACTTTTGGGGTACGTGGGGGTCGATCTCGTACTGGGTGACCGATCCGACGGTTCGCGGGATTTTGCCATCGAGATCAACCCGCGGCTCACGACCTCCTACATCGGGCTGCGGGCGCTCGCGGACTTCAACGTTGCGGACGTGATGCTCGCGGTCGCGAGTGGACGAGATGTGGAGCCGCTGAAGTGGAAACCGGGGCGTGTGCAGTTTGGGGCGGACGGGCGGGTGACAACGCGGTGCTGA
- the kdsA gene encoding 3-deoxy-8-phosphooctulonate synthase has protein sequence MEPQRAVTVGPYRVGGGGPLLWICGPCVIESHDLTLRIAETLKSYADRLGLQLVFKASFDKANRSSGKSFRGPGLQEGLKTLAAVKDATGLPVTTDIHECAQAATAAEVCDILQVPAFLARQTDLLEACGRTGRVVNVKKGQFMAPWDMKNVVAKLSEFGTGNVLLTERGTTFGYGMLVNDMRSVPWMQETGAPVIFDGTHSVQKPGALGDRTGGDRAMVPVVTRAAVAAGCDGVFLETHPRPDEAKSDGPNMIPLDVLPRVIAECVRIRAALNRPDDATAT, from the coding sequence ATGGAGCCGCAACGAGCCGTCACGGTGGGTCCGTACCGCGTCGGCGGGGGCGGGCCGCTGCTGTGGATCTGCGGGCCGTGCGTGATCGAGTCGCACGACCTCACGCTGCGGATCGCCGAAACCCTCAAGAGCTACGCGGACCGGCTGGGCCTCCAGTTGGTATTCAAGGCGTCCTTCGACAAGGCGAACCGGAGTTCGGGCAAGTCGTTCCGCGGTCCCGGACTTCAGGAGGGGCTGAAAACGCTCGCGGCGGTGAAGGACGCGACCGGGCTTCCCGTCACCACCGACATCCACGAGTGCGCCCAGGCCGCGACCGCCGCCGAGGTGTGCGACATTCTGCAGGTCCCGGCGTTCCTCGCCCGCCAGACGGACCTGCTGGAGGCGTGCGGCCGCACCGGGCGGGTGGTGAACGTCAAAAAGGGGCAGTTCATGGCCCCGTGGGATATGAAGAACGTGGTCGCCAAGCTGTCCGAGTTCGGCACCGGGAACGTCCTCCTGACCGAACGCGGCACGACATTCGGCTACGGGATGCTGGTCAACGACATGCGGTCCGTGCCGTGGATGCAAGAAACCGGTGCCCCGGTGATCTTTGACGGCACGCACAGCGTACAGAAGCCAGGGGCGCTCGGGGACCGCACCGGCGGGGACCGGGCGATGGTGCCGGTCGTGACCCGGGCCGCGGTCGCCGCCGGGTGCGACGGGGTGTTCCTGGAAACCCACCCGCGCCCGGACGAGGCCAAGAGCGACGGCCCCAACATGATCCCGCTCGACGTGCTGCCGCGCGTGATCGCCGAGTGCGTGAGGATCCGCGCGGCACTGAACCGCCCCGACGATGCCACTGCCACCTGA
- a CDS encoding sensor histidine kinase, which produces MARRRLRHKLMLGLVLVAASIGLLACGAAYGIYNYYISYKVTQRKIQEFQHVTQLVDDLNKIDRSTDSKRYERNLVQVVTAKNQLKIVKEANENVKNAGLDPDNGNMESGLVSQLEVELAALMAAVDGDLKPRIGMPDGNNTDPLIPVHSRCVQIAEQLRQAQVDDIRQSCEESVVAVKRAIWSTGFAMGWALALVGTMLYYFRVWMFAPIRELQGGVQRVHNGIFNQPIVLDSGDELQELADEFNAMVARLHAVYADLARQVTERSRQLVRSERMVSVGFLAAGVAHEINNPLASILFCSEALERRLQETLTALSANTAVAPPADAEVLARYLKMIQQEALRCKDITQKLLDFSRTGDRKKEPADLTGLVSGVLEVARHLPSSRGKLVAFEPTGYIVAPINAQDLKSVILNLVVNALDSMDDGGRLDITLGTVAGYAELAFTDTGCGMAPDVLENIFEPFYTKSRTGKGTGLGLFISHQIVDQHGGTITASSPGPGAGSTFTVRIPLQVAPAVADAPGGDPETDPAPAVLTFPGGRNAA; this is translated from the coding sequence GTGGCTCGCCGTCGATTGCGCCACAAACTGATGCTGGGCTTGGTCCTCGTGGCCGCGAGCATCGGCTTGCTGGCCTGTGGCGCAGCGTACGGCATTTACAACTACTACATCAGCTACAAGGTCACGCAGCGGAAGATCCAAGAGTTTCAGCACGTCACCCAACTGGTCGATGATTTAAACAAGATCGATCGGTCCACGGACTCGAAACGCTACGAGCGGAACCTGGTTCAAGTCGTCACGGCCAAGAATCAGCTCAAGATAGTCAAGGAAGCGAACGAGAACGTGAAGAATGCCGGGCTCGACCCCGACAACGGGAACATGGAGAGCGGGTTGGTGAGCCAGCTCGAGGTTGAACTGGCCGCACTGATGGCTGCGGTGGACGGCGACCTCAAGCCCCGGATCGGGATGCCCGACGGGAATAATACGGACCCGCTCATCCCGGTACACAGCCGGTGTGTGCAGATTGCCGAGCAGCTCCGACAGGCACAGGTTGACGACATCAGGCAGAGCTGCGAAGAGTCGGTCGTAGCGGTTAAGCGGGCGATTTGGTCTACGGGTTTTGCGATGGGCTGGGCGCTGGCGCTCGTCGGCACCATGCTGTACTACTTCCGCGTGTGGATGTTCGCGCCAATCCGCGAGCTGCAAGGCGGGGTGCAGCGGGTTCACAACGGCATCTTCAACCAGCCGATCGTGCTGGACTCTGGCGACGAGCTTCAGGAACTCGCGGACGAGTTTAACGCGATGGTGGCGCGGCTCCACGCCGTTTACGCGGACCTGGCCCGACAGGTGACCGAGCGCAGCCGGCAGCTCGTGCGCTCGGAGCGGATGGTGTCCGTCGGGTTCCTGGCCGCCGGGGTCGCGCACGAGATCAACAACCCGCTCGCCAGCATCCTGTTCTGCTCCGAGGCGCTCGAGCGCCGGCTCCAGGAAACGCTCACGGCCCTGTCCGCCAACACCGCGGTCGCGCCGCCCGCCGACGCCGAAGTGCTGGCCCGTTACCTGAAGATGATCCAGCAGGAAGCGCTCCGCTGCAAAGACATCACCCAGAAGCTCCTCGACTTCAGCCGCACCGGCGACCGTAAGAAGGAGCCCGCGGACCTCACGGGGCTCGTGAGCGGCGTGCTGGAAGTGGCGCGGCACCTGCCGTCCAGCCGCGGGAAGCTGGTGGCGTTCGAGCCGACCGGGTACATCGTCGCCCCGATCAACGCCCAGGACCTCAAGAGCGTGATTCTGAACCTCGTTGTGAACGCGCTCGACAGCATGGACGACGGGGGCCGGCTGGACATCACGCTGGGCACCGTCGCGGGGTACGCGGAACTGGCGTTCACCGACACCGGCTGCGGAATGGCGCCAGACGTGCTCGAGAACATTTTCGAGCCGTTCTACACCAAGAGCCGCACAGGCAAGGGGACCGGACTGGGGCTATTCATCAGCCACCAGATCGTGGACCAGCACGGCGGCACCATCACCGCTTCCAGCCCCGGGCCGGGTGCCGGAAGCACGTTTACGGTTCGCATCCCTTTGCAAGTTGCGCCGGCCGTAGCGGACGCGCCAGGCGGGGACCCGGAAACCGACCCGGCCCCCGCTGTACTGACGTTCCCTGGCGGGCGCAACGCGGCATAA